From the genome of Candidatus Protochlamydia phocaeensis:
CATCTTCTTCACCTGTTTCTTCCATTTCTTGAATGCGAGCAAATCTTAACTCTTCAATTTTTTTGATTTGCTTCTCAAAAAAGACAATGCAAGCATGCAAGCACGTCTGCCCTTTTTGGTCGACTCGATTAAGATCGGCTTTTTCTTTCAAAGCCAGGATAAATTTTTTCATCTTTGGCAAAAGCACATCCAAGGTATCGCTCAGGCTTGACAGCGTATCTTCTTCCGCCAGTAAAAAATCTTTGTCGGCATGCTCAAATACGCGATAAAACAAAGATAAGAGTTCTTCATCCGAGTAATATTCATAGCAAAATAAGAGCAATTTCCATTCTGTTAAAACAAACAATTTATTAAAAAAGAACGAATCTTGATCGATCCTAAATCCATAGCTCATCGCGACTTTCAATATCGCTTTTTTATCCTCGTCTTCTTTATATAAGTCATCAAATCCCAACAGGGCTTCTTCTACTTGCCCCCATACCTCTTCGGTTAATGATAGATTGTTTAGTAAACACTTAAATAAAGGCTTATTAGAATCTTGGATAGCCAACATCAAGGGAGATTGTCCTTGCGCATCGCGCTGTAAAGGCGAGCATCCTTGCTTGATCAGTTCCCCAAGAACTTCTTTCTCATCTACAACTTGATTAAAATCCAATTCCACATCCAACACGCCGGACTCACTTAAATAATGCAGCGGAGTTCTTTTATTCTCATCGAGAATATGGCCATTCATATAGTGAAGGAGAACAGCAATCACCTCCACGGTTCCTTTTTTGGCCGCAGCAAATAAAAGCCCTTGCTTTCTGGATTCATAGCCTGCCGGATCAATAGTTTGCCAAAATCCAAGGAAAATATGGGCATACTTGTAATTTTTAGCACAATCTTCGTTCATCCAATCGGGCGTATTGAAAAGGACGAGCAAGTTATTTAGAACGTGATGGTTGTTCTGAGACTGACTTAATAGGATGCCCTCCTGTAATACGCGTATGCCGATTAAAGAAACGGTCAAATCTCGATAAGAGGAAGACCGCGAAATCAGCGTGCTGCCATTACCAAAATGATTATTAAACTCATTGTAATTTCTATAAACCGCGGCTGCGTTTGCTAAACGCTGCTTTTCCTCATCCGGCAGCGTCAATTGATC
Proteins encoded in this window:
- a CDS encoding ankyrin repeat domain-containing protein, coding for MLFESIPLQNLSFFRSYECSPDMLGHVLEYADVATLYRTSRLSRSWKRLFESSMNQAWSNLFQRLWNEKIPQIPGCSPYWQFNTRFRALGLHSLNQCLLALEEPDVIEQIDVLRRTPTNFYFNSFLLSKKRHVILKTPSIDLANLLAFPFAQNLDQLTLPDEEKQRLANAAAVYRNYNEFNNHFGNGSTLISRSSSYRDLTVSLIGIRVLQEGILLSQSQNNHHVLNNLLVLFNTPDWMNEDCAKNYKYAHIFLGFWQTIDPAGYESRKQGLLFAAAKKGTVEVIAVLLHYMNGHILDENKRTPLHYLSESGVLDVELDFNQVVDEKEVLGELIKQGCSPLQRDAQGQSPLMLAIQDSNKPLFKCLLNNLSLTEEVWGQVEEALLGFDDLYKEDEDKKAILKVAMSYGFRIDQDSFFFNKLFVLTEWKLLLFCYEYYSDEELLSLFYRVFEHADKDFLLAEEDTLSSLSDTLDVLLPKMKKFILALKEKADLNRVDQKGQTCLHACIVFFEKQIKKIEELRFARIQEMEETGEEDDFEDEAIEALNVIGPIYLTLVESLATPINTQMKDQEGNTPLDLIADRESEAYQSLFNRLQPIKKKKSNRVLPGQ